A genomic segment from Janthinobacterium sp. 64 encodes:
- the gcvP gene encoding aminomethyl-transferring glycine dehydrogenase — MTRTSLTQLEARDAFIARHIGPSATEQQVMLATLGYPSRAALIDALVPANIRNKGALPLGAYSQPMPEQEALSRLKAIAGKNQVLKSLIGQGYYNTFTPGVVLRNIFENPAWYTAYTPYQPEISQGRLEAILNFQQVITDLTGMGISNASMLDEGTAAAEAMTLIQRVGKSKSNVLYVANDVLPQTLEVVQTRAQPIGIDVRTFDPAEIESLDACFGVLLQYPGVNGLVRDYRAGVEKLHANGAMVIVAADLLALTMLTPPGEWGADVVVGNSQRFGVPLGFGGPHAGYLSTRDEFKRNMSGRLVGVTVDAQGNKAYRLALQTREQHIRREKATSNICTAQVLLAVMASMYAVYHGPAGLLQIAQRVHRFTGVLAANLKTLGYGVVNASYFDTLTIHVADAAQLHATAMHHGVNLRKIDNTHVGVSLDETTTRDDIALLWKVFAHGLANAPAAPDLDAVEAAVTSALPANLARESAYLTHPVFNSYHSEHEMLRYLRSLADKDLALDRTMIPLGSCTMKLNATSEMIPVTWPEFSNIHPFAPDAQTVGYREMISQLEEMLCALTGYAAVSLQPNAGSQGEYAGLLVIKAYHESRGEGHRNICLIPSSAHGTNPASANMVGMQVVVTSCDANGNVDLADLKAKAEKHSANLACVMVTYPSTHGVFEEGIQELCEIIHSHGGQVYIDGANMNALVGVAAPGSFGGDVSHLNLHKTFCIPHGGGGPGVGPIGVGAHLAKFLPNQRSSGYQRDAAGISAVSAAPFGSASILPISWMYIAMMGAEGLTAATETAILAANYIARRLAPHYPVLYSGHDGLVAHECILDLRPITDATGISNEDVAKRLMDFGFHAPTMSFPVPGTLMIEPTESESKVEIDRFIDAMIAIRAEIAKVASGEFDHDDNPLKHAPHTAQVLMSDNWERKYSREIAAYPVASLRQRKYWPPVGRADNVYGDRNLFCGCAPISSYEEE, encoded by the coding sequence ACTCGAAGCACGCGATGCCTTCATCGCCCGCCACATCGGCCCTTCCGCCACCGAACAGCAAGTCATGCTGGCGACCCTCGGCTATCCATCGCGCGCCGCGCTGATCGACGCCCTGGTGCCGGCCAACATCCGCAACAAGGGCGCCCTGCCATTGGGCGCCTACTCGCAGCCGATGCCGGAACAGGAAGCGTTGTCGCGCCTGAAAGCCATCGCCGGCAAGAACCAGGTGCTCAAATCGCTGATCGGCCAGGGTTATTACAACACCTTCACACCTGGCGTCGTGTTGCGCAACATCTTTGAAAACCCGGCCTGGTACACGGCTTACACGCCTTACCAGCCAGAGATTTCGCAAGGCCGCCTGGAAGCGATTTTGAACTTCCAGCAAGTCATCACGGACCTGACCGGCATGGGCATCTCGAACGCCTCGATGCTGGACGAAGGCACGGCCGCCGCCGAAGCGATGACCCTGATCCAGCGCGTGGGCAAGTCGAAGTCGAACGTGCTGTACGTCGCCAATGACGTGCTGCCGCAAACGCTGGAAGTGGTGCAGACGCGCGCCCAGCCGATCGGCATCGACGTGCGTACGTTCGACCCGGCTGAAATCGAGTCGCTGGACGCCTGCTTCGGCGTGCTGCTGCAATACCCTGGCGTCAACGGTTTAGTCCGCGACTACCGCGCCGGCGTGGAAAAACTGCATGCGAATGGCGCCATGGTCATCGTCGCTGCCGACCTGCTGGCCCTGACCATGCTGACGCCTCCTGGCGAATGGGGCGCCGACGTCGTCGTCGGCAACAGCCAGCGCTTCGGCGTGCCGCTCGGCTTCGGCGGCCCGCACGCGGGCTACCTGTCCACGCGCGATGAATTCAAGCGCAATATGTCGGGTCGCCTGGTCGGCGTGACCGTCGATGCGCAAGGCAACAAGGCGTATCGCCTGGCCCTGCAAACGCGCGAACAGCATATCCGCCGCGAAAAAGCGACGTCCAACATCTGCACGGCGCAAGTGCTGCTGGCCGTGATGGCCTCGATGTACGCCGTCTACCACGGCCCTGCCGGCCTGCTGCAGATCGCCCAGCGCGTGCACCGCTTTACGGGCGTGCTGGCCGCCAACCTGAAGACCCTCGGCTATGGCGTCGTCAACGCGAGCTACTTCGACACCCTGACCATCCATGTGGCCGATGCGGCGCAACTGCACGCGACGGCCATGCACCACGGCGTCAACCTGCGCAAGATCGACAACACCCACGTCGGCGTGTCGCTCGACGAAACCACCACGCGCGACGATATCGCGCTGCTGTGGAAAGTGTTCGCGCACGGCCTGGCCAACGCGCCTGCCGCCCCGGACCTGGACGCAGTTGAAGCAGCCGTGACCAGCGCGCTGCCGGCGAATCTGGCGCGCGAAAGCGCGTATCTGACGCACCCCGTCTTCAACAGCTACCACTCGGAACACGAAATGCTGCGCTACCTGCGCAGCCTGGCCGACAAGGACCTGGCGCTGGACCGCACCATGATCCCGCTCGGTTCGTGCACCATGAAGCTGAACGCGACGAGCGAAATGATTCCCGTCACCTGGCCCGAGTTTTCGAACATCCACCCGTTCGCGCCAGACGCGCAAACGGTCGGCTACCGCGAAATGATCTCGCAGCTGGAAGAGATGCTGTGCGCGCTGACCGGCTACGCTGCCGTCTCGCTGCAGCCGAACGCCGGCTCGCAGGGTGAATACGCGGGTCTGCTGGTGATCAAGGCGTATCACGAATCGCGTGGCGAAGGCCACCGCAATATCTGCCTGATTCCATCGTCGGCGCACGGCACCAACCCCGCATCGGCCAATATGGTCGGCATGCAGGTCGTCGTCACCAGCTGCGACGCCAACGGCAACGTGGACCTGGCCGACCTGAAAGCGAAAGCGGAAAAGCACAGCGCCAACCTGGCTTGCGTGATGGTCACCTACCCATCCACCCACGGCGTGTTTGAAGAAGGCATCCAGGAACTGTGCGAGATCATCCACTCGCACGGCGGCCAGGTCTACATCGACGGCGCCAACATGAACGCGCTGGTCGGCGTGGCCGCTCCCGGCTCGTTTGGCGGCGACGTGTCGCACCTGAACCTGCACAAGACTTTCTGCATCCCGCACGGCGGCGGCGGACCAGGCGTCGGCCCGATCGGCGTGGGCGCCCACCTGGCGAAATTCCTGCCGAACCAGCGTTCCTCCGGCTACCAGCGCGATGCTGCAGGCATCAGCGCCGTCAGCGCCGCGCCATTCGGCTCGGCCAGCATCCTGCCGATTTCGTGGATGTATATCGCCATGATGGGCGCGGAGGGATTAACCGCAGCGACCGAGACGGCGATCCTGGCGGCGAACTACATCGCGCGCCGCCTGGCGCCGCACTATCCCGTGCTGTACTCGGGCCACGACGGCCTGGTCGCGCACGAATGCATCCTCGACCTGCGCCCGATCACGGACGCCACCGGCATCAGCAACGAAGACGTGGCCAAGCGTTTGATGGACTTCGGTTTCCATGCGCCGACCATGAGCTTCCCCGTGCCGGGCACCCTGATGATCGAGCCGACGGAAAGCGAATCGAAAGTGGAAATCGACCGCTTCATCGACGCCATGATCGCCATCCGCGCGGAAATCGCCAAGGTCGCCAGCGGTGAATTCGACCACGACGACAACCCGTTGAAACATGCGCCGCACACGGCACAGGTGCTGATGTCGGACAACTGGGAACGCAAGTACAGCCGTGAAATCGCGGCCTACCCCGTCGCTTCCCTGCGCCAGCGCAAATACTGGCCACCGGTCGGCCGCGCCGACAACGTCTACGGCGACCGCAACCTGTTCTGCGGTTGTGCTCCGATCAGTTCTTACGAAGAAGAGTAA